Proteins found in one Amycolatopsis aidingensis genomic segment:
- a CDS encoding RecB family exonuclease, translating into MAQMGFDFGGQQPRRLTKVTPSKLATFEDCPRRYRMAYLDRPTPQRTGPWAHSTLGAVVHNALRALYDLPPQGRTPARAAALVLEQWQDGGFADAEQAERYRERARGWVADYVERNDLAAEPVGVERWVSAPASSQGLDGPPSMIIEGRADRIDQRGGELVIVDYKTGRWVPESQDARSAQALALYAVAARRTLRLPCNQVELHHLPSGTVAAAEHTEDSLRRQLKRAEESAGDLRRAADTLSEGGDAEELFPARTGRHCSWCDFRPSCPAGQQAAPAAQPWDLLAP; encoded by the coding sequence ATGGCGCAGATGGGGTTCGATTTCGGGGGACAGCAGCCACGCCGGTTGACCAAGGTCACGCCATCCAAACTGGCCACCTTCGAGGACTGCCCGCGCCGCTACCGGATGGCCTACCTGGATCGCCCGACGCCGCAGCGCACCGGGCCGTGGGCACACAGCACACTCGGCGCCGTGGTGCACAACGCCCTGCGCGCGCTCTACGATCTGCCGCCGCAGGGGCGGACCCCGGCCAGGGCCGCCGCGCTGGTGCTCGAGCAGTGGCAGGACGGCGGGTTCGCCGACGCCGAGCAGGCGGAGCGGTACCGCGAGCGGGCAAGGGGCTGGGTCGCGGACTACGTCGAACGCAACGACCTCGCCGCGGAGCCGGTCGGGGTCGAGCGCTGGGTCTCGGCTCCGGCCAGTTCACAGGGGTTGGACGGGCCGCCGTCGATGATTATCGAGGGCCGTGCGGACCGGATCGACCAGCGCGGCGGCGAGTTGGTGATCGTGGACTACAAGACGGGCCGGTGGGTACCGGAGTCGCAGGACGCGCGCAGCGCGCAGGCGCTCGCCCTGTATGCCGTGGCCGCGCGCCGGACCCTGCGGCTGCCCTGTAACCAGGTCGAGCTGCACCACCTGCCGAGCGGCACCGTGGCCGCCGCCGAGCACACCGAGGACAGCCTGCGCCGCCAACTGAAACGCGCCGAGGAGTCGGCGGGCGATCTGCGTAGGGCTGCGGATACGCTGAGCGAAGGCGGTGACGCCGAGGAGCTGTTCCCGGCGCGTACCGGCAGGCACTGCTCCTGGTGCGATTTCCGGCCGAGCTGCCCCGCGGGCCAGCAGGCCGCGCCCGCCGCGCAGCCATGGGATCTGCTGGCACCTTAG
- a CDS encoding alpha/beta fold hydrolase, with protein MSAAGPGEGASQLSPHRGTRVELPGRYGPIAALRTPEPEQPLATVLLVPGYTGSKEDFAPLLDGCAAAGFRAVAIDLPGQYESPGPDEESAYLPAELGTVVAELIATLPGPVLLLGHSYGGLVARGAVLAGAGIGGLTLLGTGPGRLPAGFRLEALRTGEPELRTGGLGAAYTVRERLNSTLPGWAAVPPELRVFLRKRFLASSPKGLLGMAAGLRAEPDRVDELAAVLHRDGLPCLVAAGARDDAWHLPTQREMARRLGVPFELVPHAAHSPNTENPAGLLDILLPAWKSWLG; from the coding sequence GTGAGTGCCGCAGGACCCGGCGAAGGCGCGTCCCAGCTTTCGCCGCACCGCGGCACGCGGGTGGAGCTGCCGGGCCGGTACGGGCCGATCGCCGCGCTGCGCACGCCGGAACCGGAACAGCCGCTGGCCACGGTGTTGCTGGTACCCGGGTACACCGGGTCCAAAGAGGACTTCGCCCCGCTGCTGGACGGCTGCGCTGCCGCGGGCTTCCGTGCGGTCGCGATCGACCTGCCGGGGCAGTACGAGTCGCCAGGGCCGGACGAGGAGTCCGCCTACCTGCCTGCCGAACTGGGCACGGTGGTCGCGGAGCTGATCGCGACCCTGCCAGGGCCGGTGCTGCTGCTCGGGCATTCCTACGGCGGGCTGGTCGCGCGCGGGGCCGTACTGGCCGGGGCAGGGATCGGTGGGCTCACCCTGCTCGGCACCGGGCCGGGCAGGCTGCCGGCCGGATTCCGGCTCGAAGCCCTGCGCACCGGCGAGCCCGAACTGCGGACGGGCGGGCTCGGCGCGGCCTACACCGTCCGGGAACGGCTGAACTCCACCCTGCCAGGCTGGGCGGCCGTCCCGCCCGAGCTGCGGGTCTTCCTGCGCAAGCGCTTCCTCGCCTCCAGCCCGAAGGGCCTGCTGGGCATGGCGGCCGGGTTACGCGCCGAGCCGGACCGGGTGGACGAGCTGGCCGCGGTGCTGCACCGGGATGGCCTGCCCTGCCTGGTGGCCGCCGGGGCCCGGGACGACGCCTGGCACCTGCCGACGCAGCGGGAGATGGCCCGCCGCCTCGGCGTCCCCTTCGAGCTGGTTCCGCACGCCGCACACTCGCCGAACACGGAGAATCCCGCCGGCCTGCTGGACATCCTGCTCCCCGCATGGAAATCCTGGCTCGGCTGA